A region of Hyalangium minutum DNA encodes the following proteins:
- a CDS encoding tetratricopeptide repeat protein has product MRLLLLISLLAATGDPRLAQGEKLLAAKDCEGLQQLFAPATPARTERNLEAALLLARGAATCRPQDSVLAFALTERALALAPDHTEIRTAHAESLIAVDERSAAAKLLDEVLQGPARTTARAHLVRAQLADLESESALVVKLAQPLVKDPQYGPAARELLSRHQAALESHSQARESLAREEQSAAERTARAREAARGPPEDLGRTGPRSGTEAWSARGTVQSGGQRTFKTRSLQAGSTYVFHATGACTGPSKPKRKGGLPPTVDLFGQDFRVRIGTLDPLPLKVGLQPEQNALIFRAPENNPQIFLEDRTTIRPGGPRCTISDVAVRVP; this is encoded by the coding sequence ATGCGCCTCCTCCTCTTGATCAGCTTGCTGGCCGCGACCGGAGACCCGCGCCTGGCGCAGGGCGAGAAGCTCCTGGCAGCCAAGGACTGTGAGGGCCTCCAGCAGCTCTTCGCTCCCGCTACGCCCGCGCGCACCGAGCGCAACCTGGAGGCAGCGCTCCTGCTCGCCCGAGGCGCGGCCACCTGCCGCCCCCAGGACAGCGTTCTCGCCTTCGCCCTCACCGAGAGGGCCCTGGCGCTTGCGCCGGACCACACGGAGATCCGTACCGCCCACGCCGAGAGCCTCATTGCCGTGGACGAGCGCTCCGCCGCCGCGAAGCTGCTCGACGAAGTTCTCCAAGGCCCCGCTCGCACCACCGCCCGCGCCCACCTCGTGCGCGCCCAGCTCGCCGACCTGGAATCCGAGAGCGCCCTCGTGGTGAAGCTGGCCCAGCCGCTCGTGAAGGATCCTCAGTACGGTCCGGCCGCCCGTGAGCTGCTCTCCCGCCACCAAGCCGCCCTCGAGAGCCACTCCCAGGCCCGCGAGTCCCTGGCCCGCGAAGAGCAGAGCGCCGCCGAGCGCACCGCCCGGGCCCGGGAGGCCGCCCGGGGCCCACCCGAGGACCTCGGCCGGACGGGCCCCCGCTCAGGAACCGAGGCCTGGAGCGCTCGAGGCACCGTCCAGAGCGGAGGCCAGCGCACCTTCAAGACGCGCAGCCTCCAGGCCGGCTCCACCTACGTCTTCCACGCCACCGGCGCCTGTACCGGACCCTCCAAACCCAAACGCAAGGGCGGACTTCCACCCACCGTGGATCTCTTCGGCCAAGACTTCCGCGTAAGGATCGGTACACTGGATCCACTTCCCCTCAAGGTAGGGCTCCAGCCCGAACAGAACGCCTTGATCTTCAGGGCCCCAGAGAACAACCCCCAGATCTTCCTAGAAGATCGAACGACGATCCGTCCCGGAGGTCCTCGTTGTACGATCAGCGATGTAGCAGTGCGGGTCCCCTGA
- the mglB gene encoding gliding-motility regulator GTPase-activating protein MglB → MGTQLVMYEEEFTKINAVCDRLTKDANAKVVFLVDKNGQLISSAGQTQNIDTTSLASLTAGNVAAMGGLAKLIGENEFPNQFHEGAKDSLYMTIVGSRVVLVVIFDNRTSLGLVRLRIKKASDELTKIFESLVKKTDTPGIGSPFAEISDDDIDNLFSE, encoded by the coding sequence ATGGGCACGCAACTGGTGATGTACGAAGAGGAGTTCACCAAGATCAACGCCGTTTGCGACCGGCTGACCAAGGACGCGAACGCGAAGGTGGTGTTCCTCGTCGACAAGAACGGGCAGCTCATCTCCTCGGCGGGGCAGACCCAGAACATCGACACCACGTCTCTGGCCTCGCTGACGGCCGGCAACGTGGCGGCGATGGGCGGGTTGGCCAAGCTGATTGGGGAGAACGAGTTTCCCAACCAATTCCACGAGGGGGCGAAGGACTCCCTCTACATGACCATCGTCGGCAGCCGGGTGGTGCTGGTGGTCATCTTCGACAACCGCACGAGCCTGGGCCTGGTGCGCCTGCGCATCAAAAAGGCCAGTGACGAGCTGACGAAGATCTTCGAGAGCCTGGTGAAGAAGACCGACACACCTGGGATCGGCTCGCCGTTCGCCGAAATCTCCGACGACGATATCGACAACCTCTTCAGCGAGTAA
- the mglA gene encoding gliding-motility regulator Ras-like GTPase MglA produces MSFINYSSREINCKIVYYGPGLCGKTTNLQYIYNKTAADTKGKLISLSTETDRTLFFDFLPLSLGEIRGFKTRFHLYTVPGQVFYDASRKLILKGVDGVVFVADSQIERMEANMESLENLRINLAEQGYDLNKIPYVMQYNKRDLPNAVTVEEIRKALNPRNIPEYQAVAPTGVGVFDTLKAVAKLVLTELRKGG; encoded by the coding sequence ATGTCCTTCATCAACTACTCCTCCCGCGAGATCAACTGCAAGATCGTCTATTACGGGCCGGGTCTCTGCGGGAAGACGACGAACCTTCAGTACATCTACAACAAGACCGCCGCGGACACGAAGGGCAAGCTCATCTCGCTGTCCACCGAGACGGACCGCACGCTCTTCTTCGACTTCCTCCCGCTGTCGCTCGGAGAGATCCGCGGCTTCAAGACGCGCTTCCACCTCTATACGGTGCCCGGCCAGGTGTTCTACGACGCCAGCCGCAAGCTCATCCTCAAGGGCGTGGACGGCGTGGTCTTCGTGGCCGACAGCCAGATCGAGCGCATGGAAGCGAACATGGAGTCGCTCGAGAACCTGCGCATCAACCTGGCCGAGCAGGGCTACGACTTGAACAAGATCCCGTACGTGATGCAGTACAACAAGCGGGACTTGCCCAACGCGGTGACGGTGGAGGAGATCCGCAAGGCGCTCAACCCCCGCAACATCCCCGAGTACCAGGCGGTGGCTCCCACCGGCGTGGGCGTGTTCGACACCCTCAAGGCCGTGGCCAAGCTGGTGCTCACCGAGCTGAGGAAGGGCGGCTAG